TCTGCCATCTGAGCATTATCTACAAAATTAGAAAATTTTACAGAAAGGTCTGTTCCAGATTGTACTAATGTTAAATTTGCACCTGCAAAAATTTCAGGAACATTACCTTCAGTATCTAAAACTAATTCGATTAACTGCTGACCATTAACATCAGCAACCATCATAGATTCTACAGTATTAGCAATAACTTCCTGCACCCACTGTAAATCTGCGCTAGCAACAGCTACTGTAGAACTTTCTACAACTACTTCACTAGAAACAGGAGCGGCGACATCTACAAATGCCATTCCCGCTGTAGGATTGTCATAAGCCATGAAGCCATCGCCGTCTTCTTTATCTTCTTCTTTAGAAGATACAGCAGATGTTTTCTCTTCTACATGCTTATCATCAGCTCCTCGAGATTCTTGACGAGAACCTTTATTGGAAACTTTATCCTGACGCTCTTGTTTTGATTGTTGGCGGCCTTCCAAAGAAAATACTTTAACGTCGCGGTTATCTTTAGGCTCCGGACCTACGTCCTGTTGTACTGAATGGCGATCTGTCTTGCAATTGTACAAAGACTCGGATGTTTTATTTAATTCCATGAACTAGATTCCCCCGATTCACGTTGTTTTTTCTTGCGCAACTGATGAAGTAGCTGTCCCATTTCATCTTGCTCTTTTTCTATTTCTCGCGCTTCTTCTTTTAGAGCTTCTTTCATCCACTCTTCTTTATGCAAACGCGTCTTTTCTTCTTCTTTTCGCCGTTTGGCTAAATTAACTTCTGCTTTTTCCAGCTCTTTGGAAGCTGCTAAAACACTTTCTTTTTGTTTATTAACTTTTTCTTCTTCTTCAGCTAGTTGCACAGCAACAACTTTAATATAAGCTTTTCTCTGTAAAACTGCATCACTCGTTGTGCCCTCATCTAGCAATTCTCGCAATTGCTGAATCTTTTGCATGTAGTGATTTTTCACTTTGTCACGAGCAGCTTCGATTTCTCTTAATTTCTCTTGTTCTATCTCTAAAAGACGACGCTTTTCTTTAACAACTTTTTCCGCTCTATCAACACGATCTTTTTTAATCGCTAGAACAGGCTCTAACGGGTATTTAGGCACGGCATTTTACCCTTAATATCTTATCGGAAAATTGCCCGAAGTTGTTGCGCAGCTTCCTCGTAATTAGTCTTTTCATGGATATCTTGCTTTAAGAATCTATTCAACTTATCTATGTGATCTATAGCAAAATCCACTTCGCGATCGGAACCCCGGCGATATTCTCCAATACGTATAAGCATTTCGTTTGCTTTATACTTTGCTAATACCTCACGGGCTTTTCCTATAATGCGCCTTTGTTCCTCAGGAACAATTGCTGTTAGCAAACGGCTAATTGATGCTAAAACATCAATAGCAGGATAGTGATACGCCTGTGCTAAAGCGTTAGATAAGACAATATGGCCATCAAGAATCGATTTAACTTCATCGGCGACCGGCTCATTCATATCATCTCCGGCAACAAGCACAGTATAAAATGCTGTGATGGTTCCTTTATCTGAAGCTCCAGAACGTTCTAATAATCTAGGTAAGGTTGAAAATACCGAAGGTGTATATCCTGCTCTAGCAGGAGGTTCTCCAGCAGCCAATCCTACTTCTCTTAATGCTCGAGCAAATCGAGTTACAGAGTCCATCATCAAAACCACGGTCTTTCCTTGATCTCGGAAATACTCTGCTATAGCAGTACCTACATAAGCAGCGTTTAATCGCAATTGTGATGATTGATCTGATGTGGAAACAACGATCACAGATCGTTTCATTCCTTCTTCTCCAAGGTCCCCCTCGATAAACTCACGAACCTCACGGCCCCGCTCTCCGATGAGAGCAATCACGTTAACATCAGCTTCTTCAGCATTTCTAGCAATCATCCCTAGAAGTGAGGATTTACCAACTCCCGCTCCAGCAAAGATTCCTATACGCTGACCTCTAGCTACTGTGAGCATACCATCGATGCATCGCACGCCTGTGGACAAGATTGTTCTTAACTTTTCCCTATGTAATGGATCAGGTGGAGCACGGAAAATAGGATAGGTTTCATTAACATCAACTAAAGGTCCTTTTGTCTCAGCATCAATAGGTTCTCCCAAACCATTTAACACACGCCCTAAAAGACCATTACCTGCACGGATGTGCAAAGGTAGACCAGTTGGGATAACTTCTGAAGAAGGGCTAACCCCAGAAAGCTCTCCCAATGGCGATAGAAAAGCAAAATTTTGTGTGAAGCCGACAACCTCAGTAACGAGGGGCTCCATACCGTGTCGTTTAACCAAACACACTTCCCCAACGCGAACATTGGGAACAACGGCTTTGATTAACATACCGACAACTTCAGTAATACGACCTACGACTGTAGTCAAATGTACGTCGTTTAATTGCGACATGAGGGTGTCAAAATCTGTCGTCAATTCGTCCATGTTAACCTAATTGTGTGGTCATTATCGTTTTTATACTACTTACCGTAGTTCCTACGATACTAGCAAAGAGTTCTGCTCTTTGCGTTGCTCTTTGAACAGCGTACTGTACTTTTAAAAAGTCGGCTAAATTTTCTCGCTCTCCGTTTCTATCAGAAAAATACAGAAGAGCTCTATTTAATACTTCCTCGCCTGACGAAACCCAATTGATCATCTTACGTGTAACGGAATCACTTTCTTCTTCCGTCTTTTTCTGTAAGCTTTGCTGTGTATGTTCAGCTATATCACTGAGATCTCCATTGATTAAATCGATAATCACACTAACAGCTTCAAAATGTTCAGGAGATAATTTATTTTGATCTTGGTTTTGTAAGGTTGATTGTGCGTCCCATAAACGTTCTTTTAGATTATTTATTTGTTCTTTGAGCTCTTCAGAATCCAAGGCTTCTTCTAATTCAGGATCGATGATGTTAGAATTTCTATCTTGCATCATCGCCATAGGATTAGGTTTTACATCCTCGATATTTTTATTAAGTGCATCCGCGGACATCCCTAAAGAAAATGCAGGAACTTCCTTATTTAGCTCGCTCGCTAAAGGAGTTCCTGAAGGCTTTTGTATAGAAGCTGTTTCTTTATCAGAGTCTAGCTTCGGGAAAAGCTGCAAAGGATCTATCATAAGACAACAACCGTGTGTATTTTATTTAGAACCAAAAAATAGGTTAACCTAAAGGTCCACCACTTTTAGCTACTAGAGTATCATGCCAGTCTAAAACGGATTGGGCAAGAATTCTCGTTGATTCTATTTCACAATTTTCTAACACCTGATCTGCTAATT
This DNA window, taken from Chlamydia sp. 04-14, encodes the following:
- a CDS encoding DUF5421 family protein, which gives rise to MELNKTSESLYNCKTDRHSVQQDVGPEPKDNRDVKVFSLEGRQQSKQERQDKVSNKGSRQESRGADDKHVEEKTSAVSSKEEDKEDGDGFMAYDNPTAGMAFVDVAAPVSSEVVVESSTVAVASADLQWVQEVIANTVESMMVADVNGQQLIELVLDTEGNVPEIFAGANLTLVQSGTDLSVKFSNFVDNAQMAEAMNLIVNNPSQLAGLVGALKNRHLNLTELTVGSSIVQLPTVEEVQTPLHMIAATIHQRDEEKDQEGKDQQQQQDQEQNQYKVEEARL
- the sctN gene encoding type III secretion system ATPase SctN, which gives rise to MDELTTDFDTLMSQLNDVHLTTVVGRITEVVGMLIKAVVPNVRVGEVCLVKRHGMEPLVTEVVGFTQNFAFLSPLGELSGVSPSSEVIPTGLPLHIRAGNGLLGRVLNGLGEPIDAETKGPLVDVNETYPIFRAPPDPLHREKLRTILSTGVRCIDGMLTVARGQRIGIFAGAGVGKSSLLGMIARNAEEADVNVIALIGERGREVREFIEGDLGEEGMKRSVIVVSTSDQSSQLRLNAAYVGTAIAEYFRDQGKTVVLMMDSVTRFARALREVGLAAGEPPARAGYTPSVFSTLPRLLERSGASDKGTITAFYTVLVAGDDMNEPVADEVKSILDGHIVLSNALAQAYHYPAIDVLASISRLLTAIVPEEQRRIIGKAREVLAKYKANEMLIRIGEYRRGSDREVDFAIDHIDKLNRFLKQDIHEKTNYEEAAQQLRAIFR
- a CDS encoding type III secretion T3S chaperone, with the protein product MPKYPLEPVLAIKKDRVDRAEKVVKEKRRLLEIEQEKLREIEAARDKVKNHYMQKIQQLRELLDEGTTSDAVLQRKAYIKVVAVQLAEEEEKVNKQKESVLAASKELEKAEVNLAKRRKEEEKTRLHKEEWMKEALKEEAREIEKEQDEMGQLLHQLRKKKQRESGESSSWN